The nucleotide sequence ATTATACAAAATTTGGCAAAATTTGTCGGTCGCCTTCATCCCCGCAGCAAGCTGCGGGGTATTCGGCGACATTTAAATAAATTATAATACACTTGGTCAGAATAAAGTATACATAAGTACATCAGGCAACGTCGGCATCGGGACGACAACACCTGGATATACTTTAACAGTTGCAGGAACTGCTTGGTGCACATCAGGTGCTTGGTCTGGCTCTGATATACGATGGAAAAAGGATATAACACCATTAAAAGGTTCGCTTAATAGAATTATGAATCTACAAGGAGTAAATTATTACTGGAAGACAAAAGAATTCCCCGATTTGAAATTCACTGATGACAAGCAGATAGGTCTAATTGCGCAGGATACGGAAAAAGTCATTCCAGAGATAGTTACAACCGACAACAATGGTTATAAAGGCATTTCATATGAAAAATTAACACCGGTATTAGTTGAAGCAATAAAAGAATTAAAAGCGGAAAATGACAGACAGCAAAAAGAAATAGAAGAATTAAAGGCGAGATTGCCACGCTAATGCTCGCAATGACAGCCAAGTCAAGATAAATTTAGGTTAAAGGAGTTCCTTGAATTCTTCAGGAGTTAAATTTGCAGTTTGGAGGATTGATTTTAATGTTCTGCGGTCAACTTCTTTATGATTCGGCACAGTTACTGGTAAACGCTCGGCGTGATAAAGTCGTATATGGCTTCCCTTTTGTCTCCGGATATAATATCCTGTCCTTTGAAGTGCTTTTACAATTTCGTTACCGGATAAAAGCGGAAGTTTTTCAATCATACAGCGACAGCAATTCGGACTACAGCGGTGGTATCTTTTGGAATACTCTTTTTATCTTGTTTGTAGCACTCAAGACAAAGTTCAATCGCTTCCTTGATGTTTTTCTTTGCTTCTTGAAGCGTTTTACCTTGAGATACACAGCCGGGGATTGCAGGACATTCGGCGACGATGTAGCCATCTTCACCTTTTATAAAGAAAACTTTGTAATTCATAATGAGCATAGTATCACCTCCGATATAATTATAATGAAAAATAAAAGATTTGTCAAGAAAAATTTGTATGGGAAACGGGGAGTGGGGAACAAGGAATCTTTTAGCGACGATGGATCCCCGATAGATGCATTCGGGAATGACTACACGGTTCAGTGAATAGTTACGGGGGAAAGTTATCCGTAGACCCGACCCCGTATTACAGCATTACGGGGCAGGCTTTAGTCGGCGACTTTGTCCTCCACTGAAGTGGGGACTCCAAAGTGGGGACTCCATAAAAATGGGGACTGAAAATGGGGACGGAGGAAAATAATAGGGGCGGGGATTAAGAGATTGCCACACTAATGCTCGCAATGACAGCCAAGTCAAGTGGCAAATTTAATACAAAAGTAAAATCAGGAACGGTTCTGGTTTATCGGGTGGATAAGACCACTTCTAAGGATTAAAATTCAGAAAGAATCTTTACGGATAAATGTGATTTTGTATTCAGATATAATTTTTTATCAGCAGTTATAAGTGGTGCAGACAATTTCATAGACAAGGAAGTATATACACAATCGTAGACAGAGAGG is from Elusimicrobiota bacterium and encodes:
- a CDS encoding tail fiber domain-containing protein, encoding MRWKKDITPLKGSLNRIMNLQGVNYYWKTKEFPDLKFTDDKQIGLIAQDTEKVIPEIVTTDNNGYKGISYEKLTPVLVEAIKELKAENDRQQKEIEELKARLPR
- a CDS encoding type II toxin-antitoxin system HicA family toxin; translation: MIEKLPLLSGNEIVKALQRTGYYIRRQKGSHIRLYHAERLPVTVPNHKEVDRRTLKSILQTANLTPEEFKELL
- a CDS encoding type II toxin-antitoxin system HicB family antitoxin encodes the protein MNYKVFFIKGEDGYIVAECPAIPGCVSQGKTLQEAKKNIKEAIELCLECYKQDKKSIPKDTTAVVRIAVAV